The sequence GACCGTTCACCCTTTATCGTTGAAGACGAAAGGGGTGGAAAACCGCCGTGTCTGCCGCACTCATCGCGTTCGTGACCACATTCGCGCTGGTCATGGCCGTGGAACTGCCCGACAAGACGTTCGTCGCCACCCTCGTTCTGACCACTCGGTTCCGTCCGAAAGCCGTTCTCTCCGGGGTCTCCGCCGCCTTCGCCGTGCAGGCACTGATCGCCGTCGGTTTCGGCAGTGTTCTGACCTTCCTTCCCGACCAGCTCGTCTCCGTGATCGTCGGCATGCTCTTCGGCGCGGGCGCGGCCATGCTCCTTCGTGAGGGCTTCCGCACAGGAGACGACGACTCCCACGACTCCCACGACGCCGCGCGCGGCGGTGCGGGCGAGGTGAGTTTCCGGCGCGCCGCGCTGACGTCGTTCTGCGTCCTGTTCGCCGCCGAGTGGGGTGATGCGTCCCAGCTCGCGACAGCCGGCCTCGTCGCCCGCTCCGCGCAGCCGCTCGCCGTCGGCCTCGGCTCCTTCGCCGCGCTCGTCACCGTGGCGGGGCTCGCTGTCCTGCTCGGCCGCAAGATCCGCACGAAACTACGGCCCCGGCTCCTGCAACGGATCGCCGGTTTCATCTTCGCGGCCTTCTCGTTGATCGCCTTCGGCACCGCGATCTTCGGTTAGAGCCCGCTCAGTCCCGCAACGCCTCGGCAAGTTCACTCGCGGCCTCGACAAGCTGCGCGCCGACCGTCGCGTTGTCCAACGACACCAGTGACACCACGCCCAACGCGGCCCTGACGCCCGCGATGCCCCGCACGGGAGCCGCGACACCGTGAATACCAGGCTGAGGGTCGCCGGTCGCGGCAGCCCATCCCCTGCCCTTCGGCCGCAGGCTCAGCGCCTTGCCGACGGCGCCTCGCGACACCGGATGCCTGCTGCCGAGGCGGTACGCGACATGGAACGTCGTCGCCGTCGGCTCCGCGACAGCCACGACATGCACCTGGTCACCCTCGGCCACCGAGAGGTGGGCCGTTGCGCCGATGCGGTCGGCGAGCGTGCGCAGCGCCGGACGTG comes from Saccharomonospora xinjiangensis XJ-54 and encodes:
- a CDS encoding TMEM165/GDT1 family protein, with product MSAALIAFVTTFALVMAVELPDKTFVATLVLTTRFRPKAVLSGVSAAFAVQALIAVGFGSVLTFLPDQLVSVIVGMLFGAGAAMLLREGFRTGDDDSHDSHDAARGGAGEVSFRRAALTSFCVLFAAEWGDASQLATAGLVARSAQPLAVGLGSFAALVTVAGLAVLLGRKIRTKLRPRLLQRIAGFIFAAFSLIAFGTAIFG
- a CDS encoding IclR family transcriptional regulator encodes the protein MTRESSQTLDRGLALLQAVADAEGASATVTDLAKVVGTSRAAVYRLLVPLTERGLVWREGSRVRLGAGVLRLGEQMLPQLRASARPALRTLADRIGATAHLSVAEGDQVHVVAVAEPTATTFHVAYRLGSRHPVSRGAVGKALSLRPKGRGWAAATGDPQPGIHGVAAPVRGIAGVRAALGVVSLVSLDNATVGAQLVEAASELAEALRD